The window AACCGCCCTGGATGTGGCCCGCGAAGCGGGCGTCTCGCGGGCAACCGTCGGGTTCGTCCTGAACAACACCCCAGGCCAGACGATCCCGGAGAGCACCCGCGAACGGGTGCTACGGGCCGCCGAACGCCTCAGCTACCGGCCGAACAGCGCCGCACGCGCCCTCGCCAGCGGACGCAGCCGCATCATCCTGCTCGTGCTGCCCGACTGGCCGGTGGAGTTCCGGATGCGCGACTACCTGGACGAGGTCTCCCTCGTGCTGGACCAGGCCGGGTACTCACTGGTCACCTACACCCGCCACCCCGACCAGGCGGCCCGGCCACTCTGGGAGTCCCTCAACCCTGACCTGGTGGTCGGCACTCTCCCGTTCAGCGCACCCGACGTCGCGTCCATGCTCGCGTGCGGAGTCCGGCAGATCTATCCAGATCCCGACCGCCCGGACCTTCCCGACGTATCCCTCGCGATCAGCGCCGGACCGGAACTCCAGGTCGACCACCTCCACGAGCGCGGCCACCGCAATCTGATCTTTGCCGCCTTCGGCGAGGCGCGCACATCCTCACTGGTCCTCGCCCGACACCAGGCGGCATCCGACCGAGCACGTTCTCAGGGCCTGGCGGCACTCGGGTTGGAGCGCATCAACTACCGGGATGCCACCCCTGACGACGCGGTCCGCCGATGGCTCCACGCCGGTATCACCGGCGTGGTCGCGTTCAACGACGACGTCGCCGCCGCCGTCGTCAGCGCGGCGATACGCGCCGGCGTGCGGATGCCCGAGGATCTCGCGGTGATCGGCCACGACGACTCCCCCATCGCGACGATGTTCGTACCCGCGCTGTCCACCATCCAGATCGATACAGCCGCCCTCGGACGCGGATTCGCCGAGTTCGTACTCCACAGGGTCGAACGCCGTCCCCTGCCCGCCTCGCGCGCCTTGCCGAAACCCACCGTCGTGCGACGCGAGACCACCTGAACCACCGCAAGGCGCGACCGATTTCGCGACCGATGTGCGGGCTTGCCCGGGGGTACTGAAACAGGCATGTTGGTAGACCCAAGCGTCGACTAGTGCGTGCTAGCGTTGGGCTGCGTGAACGTCAATCCGATCCTGCCCGGCTTCCACCCGGACCCGTCGATCTGCCGGGTCGGCGCGGACTACTACCTCGTGACCTCGAGCTTCGAGTACTTCCCGGGGGTGCCGATCTTCCACAGCACGGACCTCATCGGCTGGGAACAGCTCGGCAACGTCCTCGACCGCCCCACCCAGCTGAACGTGGCCCCGGGCCTGGCCTCGGCCAGCACCGGGATCTTCGCGCCGACCCTGCGCCACCACGACGGCAGGTTCTGGCTCGTGACGACGAACTTCGCCGACGTCCGCAGGGGCCATCTCATCGTCCACACGACCGACCCGGCCGGCGCCTGGACCGACCCGGTGCACACCGGCGGCGCGACGGTCGGGATCGACCCCGACCTGGCCTGGGACGAGGACGGCACCTGCTATCTGACGTGGTGCTTCCCCGGCCAGATCATGTAGGCCGTCGTCGACCCCGAGAGCGGGAAGCTGCTCTCCGAGCCCCAGAAACTGTGGAGCGGCACCGGGCTCGCACACCCCGAAGGCCCGCACCTTTTCCGCCGGGACGGCTGGTGGTACCTCGTCATCGCCGAAGGCGGCACCGACCGGGGCCACGCCGTGTCGATCGCGCGCTCGCGCTCCATCACCGGTCCCTTCACCGGCAACCCCGCCAACCCGATCCTCACCCGGAGCGTCACCCTGGCGGCGGGCCGGGCCCCCGACGCGACCGAAGCCAGGCGCCTGCTGGCCGTGCGCGTCCAGGACCAGCACTGGCAGGCCACCGCGACGCTCCCCGAGGGGGACGCGTGCCTGACCGTCCGGATCGACGACGCGCACTGGGTCGCCGTCGAGCGGCGCGGGGACGTCCTCGCCGCCAGGATGGTCCTCGGCCCGCTCGACCAGACCCTCGCGACCGCCGCCGGAATCAGCGCGGACGACGCCCTGGCCGTCCGCGCCGTGGCGCACGCCGACGCCGCCACCTTCCGCGCCGGACCCGACCAGCTCGAGCTGGGCCACCTCACCGGCGGCGCGTTCCGGCCGCTCGCCACGGTCGACGGGCGCTACCTCTCGACCGAGGTCGCCGGCGGCTTCACCGGGCGCGTCGTCGGCGTCGAGGCGATCGGCACCGACGCCGTGCTGTCACGGTTCGAGTACCGGGCCCTGGAGCCGGCCATGCCCTGAGTTGGTCCGAGGTTGGTCCGGGCGGAGGCGGCCAGGTGCGGCCTCACCTCACCGCAGCCGGGCCGCCCGCGGGACCTCATCTCCTGCTCTATGTCACGCGACTGCCTGCTCGCGGCAGTAGGAGCGGTACGTCGACGACGAACGAAGCAGCGAAGTATGGGAGCCGATGTCGCCGACTCGTCCCCGTTCGACGACCACGATCTGGTCGGCCTTGCGGATGGTGGCGATGCGATGGGCGATGACGAGTGACGTCCTGTCGGCGAGGAGCCGGTCGAGGGCGCCGAGCACGAGACGCTCGCCGGTGGCGTCGAGTGCGCTCGTCGCCTCGTCCAGGACGACGATCGCCGGGTCCTTCAGCATCACCCGGGCGATGGCGAGGCGTTGTCGCTGGCCGCCGGAGAGCGTGACGCCGCGTTCGCCGAGCTCCGTGTGGATTCCGCTGTCCCAGCCTCGGACGAACTCCCAGGCGTTCGCCGCCTCCAGCGCCGAGATGATCTCCTCGTCGGTGGCCGTCGGCCTGGCCATGCGAAGGTTGCGTGCCAGCGAGCCGCTGAGCAGGACGGAGTCCTGGAAGACGACGCCCACGGCGGCGCGCACCGAGGCCTGGGTGACCTCGCGCAGATCGTGGCCGTCGATCGTCACGCGGCCGTCGGTCGGGTCGAAGAACCGAAGCAGCAGCTGGGCGACGGTGGACTTCCCCGCCCCGGACGGGCCGACGAGCGCCGTCGTCTGACCGGGTTCGATGGTCAGGTCGAACTGGTTGAGGACCAGGCGTGACTCCCTTCCCGGGTAGGCGAACGAGACCTGTTCGAAGGCGACGCCGCCGCGGGTGACGGCCAGGGCAGGTGCGTGGGGGCGGTCAGCCACCGCGGGCCGTTCGTGAAGCAGCTCCGCTGTGCGTTCGCTCGCGGTCAGTCCGGCGATGACCTCCGGCAGGGTGGTCATGACCTGCGTGAGCGCGTTCGACCCGCGCAGCCAGAAGCCCCAGACCGCGACCACGTCACCGATCTCGAGCGTGCCTGTCGCCGTGCGCCAGGCACCGATGAACAGGAGCAGGAAGGGCGCGACGAACGCGAGGTGGAAGCCGAGCGGGTCGGCGTAACGGTGCTGGAGCCGCGCGAAGGTCTCCGAGCCGATACGAATCCGTTCGGTTCCCCTGCGGACCTGGTCCAGGGCGTCGTCCTCGGCGTTGAACGCCTTGAGCAGTGCGTTCACGCCGAGCATTTCGGCGAGTGTTCCGGACGTCCTGCCCAGCTCGTCTCTGATGTCGCGGCTGTGGCGGCGAAGCCGCGGAAGGACCAGCAGCGTCCACACGACGGCCACAGCGAGCAGCCCGAGCGCGAGCAGCGCCATCCACAGGTCGACCCACGCGATGAGCCCCACCGAGATGATCAGCAGTGCGACCGCCCACCACAACACCAGGCCCTGCCAGACCGCCAGCTCCAGGCGCTCGGTGTCCTGGTTGATCAGGGCCGCGACGTCGCCGACGCGCGAGCGGTGGAAGAAGTCCATCGACAGTCGCTGCACATGCTCGTACAGGGCGCGCCGCAGGTTGTTGGCCCACCGCGCTGCTCCGCGGCGGGTCCAGGTATGCGCGAGGTAGGCGGCGACAAGGAAGGTCGCGGCGATGGCGATCGCGGCCAACGCGGGTCCCTGCCAGCCCGCGCGGACGAACTGGTGCGGATCACGTTGGATGCGGTTGAGCACGACCCGGAACACGGCAGGGGTGAGACTCTGCGAGACGGCGTCGACGAGGATGAGCAGGTAGCCGCCGACGAGGAGCCCTCCTCCGTCACCGGCGTGCTCGAACAATGTGCGCAGCGCGTGCGGTTCCCGCGCACGGCGGCTAGGTGCCATCGAGGTGTTCGGGGCGCACTGTCACGGCCTGGCACCTTGTTCGAGGAGAATCCGCGATACCCGTTCACGCAGCTCGGAGAGGGCCTCGGCGCCCGTGGTGTCCGTCTCGCGCCGAGCGAGCGAGAACCCCGTGTACATGACGCGGCGTTCCTGGACGAGCGGCGGTGTCGACTCGTGCAGCGTGCAGCTCAGGTGCACCGTGACATCGCCCGGATCGGTCGGGACGGCGACGACGGGCAGGTAGGGCCGGGTTTTGGCGATCTCCACCGGCATCAGCACCCGGTGCGAACCGGCGATGACGCGTAGCTGCCCGTTCGCGTCGCCGCTGGCCGTGACGGCGATGCCCACGACCGTGCTGGAGCACTGGTAGGCGTGCCGGCCGAAGTGGCAGTCGCGGTGGAAGCTCACGTCCGACGCGCCGGCCACGACATCTCGAGGCTTGATGAGCGCTTCCAGTGCACGGCCGTCACCCTGCTTCTGGACGAGATCATCGCTCCCGGCCAGCGTGCGACGCAGCTGGTCCCAGCGGTCGCCGCGCAGAATCGACGCGGTCGTCGGGGACCTGCCGACGAACTCCTGGAGCCGGACGCACAGACGGGTTCCGTCCGCCAGGGTCGCCCACCAGGACCGGCCGTCACCCTCGTGGTAGTCGGGCAGTGCCCGGTCCATGTCGTCTGAGACCGCCCGCATGTCAGCTGGGTCCGCCCAGCCTCGCAGATGGAGAAAACCTGCCTCGCGCAGGAAGTGCGCGACGTCCGCCGGGTCGTCGTCCGGGGTGAAGACGCGACCGAGGTCCAGGGACGCGCCATGGCGGTCAAGGAACTCGATCCCGTCGTCGACGAGCGGCCAGCCCTCGAGCAATGCCAGCCACAGCGAGTCCCAGACCGACACGTCCCGCTCGCTGCCGCCACGATAATGCAGCTCGCGCGCGGTGATCATGGCATTGAACGAACGCTGGTTCTGCACCCAGTCGGAGAACGCGTCCTCGTCGAGCGTCACGACGAGCGCGCCGTCGGCGATGCCCGGCGACACGGCCAGGCTGCCGTCAGCACCGGAAAACGACCAGGACCGGTCGCCGACCTTGATAGCGAGCGGCGGCGCGTCGAACCTCTCGATCCCTTGCGCCACCAGAGCACCGTTACGCGCGACGAGGTCGGGGAACTCGCTCGCGAGAAAGTCCTCCATCTCCATCTTGCGCACGTCGGCGTCGAACCGGGTACGGCGGTCCAGAGGTATTTGCATACGTCTCCCACTCCCCACTGTTCCCACGGATCATGAATTGCCGAATCGTCGCCATCCGCGGCGTCCCCCGCCAGGCATGGCCGGTGTCGCCCGCCAGGACGCCCCCTGTAGATCGCATCCGAGCTCAGGTCGGGAAGATGGGGCACGCCGGAGCACCGGACGCTCTGGAGGGCGGTCACGAGGGGACGTCACATCCGCGCGGGCGCGCGGGGCGGCGCAAGCAAACGGATCAGCACGCGGCCTCCCCCGCGGCCTCCCATCGACGTTCGGTCCGACTGACAGGCGGGGCCCGGCCTGCACACCTGGCACACTGGCCCAGGACCGGAGTTCCACCAAGATAGATGTATCATCTTTGATGTAAGGATGCCATGGATGGATTCGAGCTGTTCCTGTTGGGTCGCAGGCTGATGAAGCTCGGCGAGCAGTCGATCCCGGAGGTCGGCGTCCTGCGCCTGTCCGGCCCCACCCGGGCAGTCGTGTTCGACGTCTTCGAGAACCCCGGCAGCTCCATCTCGGAGATCACCGCCCGCGTCCAGTTCCCGCAGAGCCAGGTCTCGGCGTGCGTGGCGCGGCTACGCGAGGCCGGTGTCGTCGAGACGATCAGCGACCCCGAGGACCGGCGCAGGACTCTGGTCCAGCCCACGGCCGACGCGAGGGAGCGAGCGCGGCATCGTCCCGCCGCAGAGATCGACCAGGCCATCGTCACGGCGATTGGTACCAGCGACCACTCCGAGGTCCAGCGCGTCAAGGACGCGCTGGAGGCCGTCGCGAACCTGCTCCGGAGAGACGATCACGACGGCGCCTCGAACGGGCGGGCGGAACCCTGATGCCTGCCGCCGTACCGTCGCGAACCTCGCGACTCGGAGACCAGCTACCAGCACGGCCGCCCCGGACCTTGCCCCGGCCGCCAGCGCGACGCCGATTTGACTTCGCTATCACGCGCTAGTTTCGGCCGATCGGGGCACCCGGGCCGCGATGACCTCGATCCTCCGCAAGAACACGGCGGTCGCCGGCTATCGGTGGTCGCCGCTCCGCTTCGAGGGGCGACTGGCCGTATGTCGAGTGCTCGACGAGCGGAGTTCACGCGGCCGGCCCTGCTCCGGGCGGATTATTCGGCTGGTACTCGGTCGAAGGCGTGTGATGGCTTGACCGGGTCGAGGTCCACGGCGCCGGCGACTGGCTGCTACCGCCTCGTGCCCGGACCGCCACCGCTTCGAGCGGCCGGGCCGTCACCGTGGTGCGCATCGGAGAAGGTGCTCACAGTCGCAGGAAGTCGCGGCACGCATTCCTCGAGAAGATGGCGCGCCGCAGCAGGTAGGTGGTCTGATCGGCCCATCCGAGCAGGTCGAGGCCGGCCTGGATGTTTCCGGGGGGCCGTTTGATGAGGGTGTCCCGCCTGATCAGCCTGGCGAAGTCGACGGTGACGGGATCCGGGCGCGGCCGGCCGTCGGGGTAGCGGAACACGACGCCTGCGTGGTGCCGCATCAGGTTGATGAGCTCCTGGGCAAGGATTCCGTAGCCGACGGTCGTTGGGTGCACGCCGTCGAGGGAGAACAGGCCGCCGCCGGAGCGTTTCTCGCCGTCGCTGGTGAGGAACGTCGAGTCGGGTGTTGGGTCGAGCGCCGCGAGTTCCGGTGGCAGTGAGTACGGCGTCCACCAGGCGGGGCGGGACCTCGGGTCGTCGATGTAGCGGCGCGACGCCAGGCGGTCCAGGACGCCGGCCGCCTCGAAGACGTACCAGTTCAGCTTTCTCCGCCGCGCCTCCCTGACCTTGGTCACGATCGCGTCGTTGTACTGGTCGATCGCGCTGTCGATCGCGCGGGCCTGCTGCCCGGTGATGTTGGGGTCTTTTCTCGGGTCGAACTCCTGGTCAGTGATCCAGGGGCGGGTGTAGTACGGGAAGTACCGCGAGCCCGGTTCGGCCTTTTTGTCGACGCCGCGGGCGATGGGCGCGATCGTGACGTGCGGGACGGTGCACCAGATGACATGGCGGGCCTTGATCTTGGAGACCGCCTCCGCCACCAGGTCGAGCTCGCGGGCGAAGTGGGTGGGTCGCCATACCGTGAAGTCACGGTTGCGCTCGAGATCGTCGAATCCGTCATCGCTCCAGGCGACGCAGAGCTGGACCACCGCGGGCAGGGCGTTGTTGGCGCCCAGAAAGACGATCAAAGTCTCGATGCCGCCGTCGTCGCCCAGCTCCTGGGCGAGGTCGAAGAGCGTGCTGTCCGGGCGGCTGGGCGACAGGACGCGCAGCGCGGCCCGGTTGCCGTTGTCCTCGACCAGCTGGTCGAGCAGGTTGTCCTTGGGGGCGCCGATGCCCGCGGCGCAGATCTTGGGGGTTCGCTCGAGCGCGTCCCGCAGGTCCCAGCCGTACACCCCGAGGGCATGGTTGATGCCGGTCGCGCCGGGCGTCCTGGCGCCGGCGCCGCGTTCCCAGTAGTCCTCGACCTCGTCGGCGAACTGCCGCGCCCAGAACGCGGCCAGCGGTGCCTCGAACCAGTCGACCTGCCGGCCGAACTTCTCCGCCGCCTTGCGCGCGAACAGCTCGATATTGAACGGGATACCGCCGTAGCCGTCATACGTGGGATATCGGAAATGCCCGGACCAGCCAAGCTCATGGGCGATGACCGCCGAGTAGGACAGGGCCGTGTTGAACACGGCTCCGCTCTGGAAACCGTGGGTCAGCGAGTCGCCGATGGCGACTATCCGATGCTTCGGCTCCGGCTCGCCCGCCGCTGGCGGCGCCACCGAAATCCCCAGCGTGGGGTCGTCTTCCGGCTGCCGGGCCTCTTCCGTGATCAGTACATCCTCCGGCGTATGGGGGTCGCGTTTGCGCCGGGAAACAGAGTTTGCCATGATTCACCGTTCTGCTGGCCTGGACGTGCCTTTCCGCCGTGGATCTGTTCGATCCGCGCGACAGCATCGGCGTGCCCGCCCGGTTTATCGCTCGCGTTTCCTGATGTCGAGATCGCCGATCGAGCCGTCCGCGTACGTCGCTGCAGCGCCGGGTTTGTCGAAAATGTCGCGGCACCGTGCCGGAGCCTGTAGGGCGCATCTGGGCGGTGTCCCTGCCGAAAATGCCATCCGCCCTGGTCAGGCCGGCGCGGCCGTCGAGACCGAGCGTGGCGCGCCAGCGCCACCCCGCACCCCACCGCCGCCTGGGTGACACAGGTTGCCCGCGGCCTCGCGATGGATCTCCACGACGTCAGTTCGGATGCTCGCTATGAACCGCCCCACAGGACTGACCCAATCCCCTGTGCGCGAACACATTTTTCAAGATCGGTGTCTCCTGCCGCCCACCCGGACCAGTTGACAACCCAGGGGCGTCAGTGCCGACCCACTCCTTCATCGCATCGGGGCGGGGATGTGGGTGAGTATCGTCGGCCTGGATGGACATGAACATCTGCCTGTTCGGCGGCCTGCGGGTGTTCAGGGCGGGACAAGCCGTCGACCTTGGACGACCCAAGCAGCGGTTTCTGCTCGGTGTGCTGGTCCTCGAGGCGGGCCGGACTGTGCCGGCGCAACGACTCGCCGAACTGCTCTGGGGACGGGACGGCGACCGCGAGCGGGCCTCGCTGCACGCATATGTCTCCCACCTCCGCCGCGTGCTGGAGCCGCCGCGCGCCGTTGGGGCGGGGCCGTCGGTAGTCGTTCGCCAGCCGCCCGGGTACCGGCTTGTGGCCGAGCGGGCGCAGGTGGACGTCCTGCGATTCGAGGATCTACTGAGTGCCGGCCGCCGGTGCGCAGGGGCGGGCCGGGACGCCGAGGCGCTGGACGCGTTTGAGTCGGTGGCCGCGCTGTGGACCGCACCCCCGCTCCCGGAGTTCGCCGACCGACCGGTCGTCCTTGACGCCGCCACCCGGCTGCGCGGCCTGTTGGGGGTCGCGCTTGAGGGCGCGGCGGAGATTCATCTGCGGACCGGACGCGCCGACGCGGCGGTGTCGCTTCTGGAACCTGCCGTGGCAGAGTTCCCGCTGCGTGAGCGACTGCATAGCCTGCTCGCGCGCGCGTTGTACCGCATGGGCCGGCAGGCCGATGCACTCAGCGTGATCGAGCGCTCTCGCCGTGCGCTGATCGACGCCGTCGGGTTGGCACCGAGTGCGGAACTGCGGGAGCTCCAGCGACGCATCCTCGCCCAGGCAGCCGATCTGGACTGGCAGCCGACGATGGCGACGCCACCCGAACTGACAGCGGGCGCGATTGGAGCCGGCCCGCCGTCCTCGCTGCGATTGGAGCCGCTCCTGGGCCGGGACGGCGAACTCGAACTACTACGGCGTGCGGCGGCCGGCGCCGCCCGGGGGCGCGGCGGCGCGGTCACCGTGAGCGGGCCGCCTGGCATCGGCAAGACCGCTCTCGTCGAGCGGGTGACCGACCTCGTCGCCACCAGCGGCTTTGCCACCGCCTGGGCACGGTGCCCCGAGAACGGCGGCTCGCCGCCGTTCTGGGCGCTGGCGCACCTCGGCCGACAACTCCGCGACGTCGGCGCGCTCCATGTCGACATGCTGGCGGCCGACCCGGCCAGTGCTGGCGACCCCTTCGTCCTGGCCCAGGCCACCGTTGGCGCCCTACGCGGGGCGAACCGGCCGGTCCTGCTCGTCATAGATGACCTGCAGTGGGCCGATCGGGACACCCTGCGCGTGCTCGCGCATCTCATCAGAGAACTGCGCACCACCCGAACCCTCCTGCTGGCGACCACTCGCCTGCCGGAGTCGGCTACCGGCGACGAACTGGGCCGCTGCCTCGCAGAACTCGCCCGGCAGCAGATTGCGGAGGTAACGCTACGCGAGCTTGACCTCACCACAGTGACCGAATGGCTCGCCGTCCGGGCTGGATCCCCGGTACCACCGGCGATAGCCGCCCATGTGCAGTCGCGGACCGGGGGCCTTCCGCTGTTCATCCGAGAGCTCGTCGAGCTTCTCGCTGCCGAGGGCCGCCTCTCCGACCCCGCGTTGCCCGCGGGGTGGGCTGCCGTGCCGTTCGGCGTGAAGTCGATCGTCCGTAGACGCGTCGCGAAATTGCCGACAGCTCGGGCGCAGCGGCTGCTGTCCATCGCGTCGGTGCTCGGGTCGCCGTTCGACCTCGCCGTCGTGGCGGACGTGGCCGAGAGCCCACTCGAGGAAGCGTTGGTCGACCTCGCCGACATCCTGGACGCGGGGCTGGTGGTGCCCGACGACGCCGCCGGCATGTTCAGGTTCTCCCACGTCCTCGTCGCGGAGGCACTCGCGGACGAGGTGAACGTCGCCCGCCGGGCCGGGCTGCACGCCGCGGCCGCCCGGTCGGTGGCCCGACGTCACCCAGGCGACGAGCACGCCGCGCGGGTCGCTGCGCATGCTGTGGCCGGCGCCGCCGCGGGCACAGCTCCGCTTGCCGCGACGGCGGGGCGCCGGGCAGCCCGGCTGGCCCAGGCACGGGCGGCACCTGCCGAGGCGGCCCGGCACTGGGCAAGCGTGGTGGAGATGCTCGAACGCAGCCAGCCCGCGGATGGGACGGCCCGGCTGCGGGCAATGGTCGAACTGGCCCGCGCCCACCAGCAGGCCGGCGAGGTCCGTGCCGCCCAGCAGGCCGTGGTCGCCGCCGTCGAGGTGGCCCGCTCGCTCGGGGACGTCGCGGCCACGGGTACCGCCGTGGCTGTGCTCAACCATCCGAGCATCTACCCCAACCAGCCCTACGGGGTTGTCGACCTCCGGCTCGTCGCGGTGCTGGACGGCGTCCTTGCGGCGCTCCCGGCGGACGACAGCGCAGCGCGGGTGCTCGTTCTCGCGGCTTTGGCGACCGAACTGTCCCACAGCAGCGACACCGAACGCAGAGACCGCGCTACGAACGAGGCGATCGACATCGCGCGGCGCCTCGGCGATCCCGCGGTGCTGGCTGGCGCGTTGCATGCCCGTACCTTCGCGCTGAAGCGGCCTGCCGCGGTGCCGGTCCGCCGGCGGGTCGCGCTCGAACTGCTCGCCCTCGCCGAGCAGGCCGCGCTGGGTGACGATCTCGTCCTCGTCGCCCAGTTGCAGGTGACCCAGGCGGACTTCGCGCTCGGCGACTTCGACGCCGTCCAGGCGCGATTGCCGCGATGTCTCGGATTGGGCGACCGGCCCGTCGGCCAGGCGCTGCGCGGCCAGCTCGCCTTCTTCCGAGCCCTCTTCGAGCTCGCACGGGGACGTTACAGCGAGGCAGTGCGGCACGCCGAGGAGGCGTTCGAGGTGTTCCGCCGCGGCCGCGGCGACGAGGCCGGGTTCTATCGCCTCGCCCAACGCCTGACGATCGGCCATGACCTCGGCGGACTGGATGATGGTCTCATCGACGCGGTACTGGCTGGCGCCGACGTCACCGGCTTCGCGCTCGCCATCCGGCTCTACGTCGCGGTGATCCTGTTCGACCTCGGACGGCCCGACGATGCTGTCCGGCAACTGCCATACCCACAGGGGACGGTGCCGGATCGGCCTCTCGACTACGTCACCGTGTTCATCGACGTAGCCGCCGCCATCGTGGCTGCCGAGACCGGCGACGCCGTCGCTGCCGCCGTCCTGCTCGACCGGATCACGCCGTGGGCCGGCCGGTGGGCGTCGGCCGGCACAGCCGCTGGCTCGCTCGGCCTCGTCGACCTGGCCATCGCCCGGCTGCACGCGACGGTGGGCGACACGGCCCGGGCTCGCCCCGCCTTCGCGGCCGCTGTCGCCGGACACGAGAGGGTGGGCTCACCCGCCTGGCTGGCCCGCTCGCTGCTGCACCAGGGCCGGTTCCTTCGCGCGGCCGGGGACGAAGCCGCGGCCTTGGCCGCATTCACCCGAGCCGCGGCGCTCGCCGACGCGTTCGCGCTGCCGATCGTGGCCCGCCAGATCGTCACCGCGCGGAGCTGAGCAGTCCCGCCTGTCCTCGGGCCGCGCGCCGTCCTCACCGTTGTCAGGCCGGGTAGTCCCTGCCCGTCGTCAGGCCGCGGGCGGTCGCGGTGGACGTCAAGCTTCCGTCAAGGTTCCGTCCCAGCCCGGGCTCACATCCTTGCACCATGCGAACCAATACCCGTCCGGCCGCGTCCACTCCCAACCTCAGCAGCTATCTCCGGGTCCACCAGGCGCTAAGGGCGAGCGCCGCCCGGCTGGCCGCGGCCGCCTCCTCAGCGACGGCGGACGCCGACACCGCCAGGGCGCTCGCCCGCTGGTTCCACGGCTTCGCCGAGGAGATCCGACTCCACCATCACATCGAGGACACCCTGCTGTTCCCGGCCCTGGCGGCCCGCGTCGCAACCTACGGCGACTACGCGCCCGCGCTGGAAAACGACCACGCGGAACTCGATGCGATCCTGAACCAGCTCCGCGCGGCCCTCGTCAGCGGCGACCACGGACGCTCCGCCGCCCTGGCCGAGGACCTGTCAGACCACCTCGACCGTCACCTGGGGTTCGAGGATGACGAGATCGCCCCGCTGTTCGCCCGCCATTTCACTGGCGCCGAGTTCGACGAGCTGAACGCGAAAGCCGTACGGATGACGCCCATGAGGCAGCTTCCGTTCACCGCCCCCTGGCTGTTGTCACACCTCGACGAGGCGGAAAAGGCCGAGCTGCTCGCGTCGGTCCCGCGGGCCATGCACCTGCTGTGGATCCTCACTCGTCGCCGCTACGCCCGGCTCGCCGCGGCCACCTTCACCCCGCGTTGATCCTTTCGCGCTGATCCTTCACGGAACACGACACCGCAGCGAAGACCCCACCGGAGGACATGCAATGACCGCGACCACGATGACCCCCTCTCCGACCCAGCTGGCCGCTGCCCGTGCGCGCAACGAGGCGGTCTGGAGGACGTCGAGCGCGTTGCTCTACGCCGGGCGTATCGACGAGTTCATCGCCTGCTGGCACGACGAGGCCCGCTATGAGGTGGCCTATCCCGTTGGGAGCTTCCCGGCGCTCGTCGAGGGCCGAGCGGCACTGGCGCAGCTGTTCAAGGGTTTCGGCGCCGCCACCGAGCGAATCGACGTGCATGACGTCCGCTTCTACCAGACCGACGACCCCGAGGTGGCCTTCGTCGAGGAGCGTATGGTCGCGGAACTGGTCGGCGGTGGGCGGTATGAGAACAAGCTCGCCATCCGGGTAACCTTCCGCGATGGCCTGCTCGCCCAGATGTTCGAATACTACGGTCAGCGGGCGCACGGGGAACTCCTGCGCCGCCTGGGCCTGACGGCCTGACCGTCGCCCCTTGTGGGCGGCGTCGAGACAGGCGAACTGTGGCGGGGTCGGG of the Pseudofrankia saprophytica genome contains:
- a CDS encoding BTAD domain-containing putative transcriptional regulator: MDMNICLFGGLRVFRAGQAVDLGRPKQRFLLGVLVLEAGRTVPAQRLAELLWGRDGDRERASLHAYVSHLRRVLEPPRAVGAGPSVVVRQPPGYRLVAERAQVDVLRFEDLLSAGRRCAGAGRDAEALDAFESVAALWTAPPLPEFADRPVVLDAATRLRGLLGVALEGAAEIHLRTGRADAAVSLLEPAVAEFPLRERLHSLLARALYRMGRQADALSVIERSRRALIDAVGLAPSAELRELQRRILAQAADLDWQPTMATPPELTAGAIGAGPPSSLRLEPLLGRDGELELLRRAAAGAARGRGGAVTVSGPPGIGKTALVERVTDLVATSGFATAWARCPENGGSPPFWALAHLGRQLRDVGALHVDMLAADPASAGDPFVLAQATVGALRGANRPVLLVIDDLQWADRDTLRVLAHLIRELRTTRTLLLATTRLPESATGDELGRCLAELARQQIAEVTLRELDLTTVTEWLAVRAGSPVPPAIAAHVQSRTGGLPLFIRELVELLAAEGRLSDPALPAGWAAVPFGVKSIVRRRVAKLPTARAQRLLSIASVLGSPFDLAVVADVAESPLEEALVDLADILDAGLVVPDDAAGMFRFSHVLVAEALADEVNVARRAGLHAAAARSVARRHPGDEHAARVAAHAVAGAAAGTAPLAATAGRRAARLAQARAAPAEAARHWASVVEMLERSQPADGTARLRAMVELARAHQQAGEVRAAQQAVVAAVEVARSLGDVAATGTAVAVLNHPSIYPNQPYGVVDLRLVAVLDGVLAALPADDSAARVLVLAALATELSHSSDTERRDRATNEAIDIARRLGDPAVLAGALHARTFALKRPAAVPVRRRVALELLALAEQAALGDDLVLVAQLQVTQADFALGDFDAVQARLPRCLGLGDRPVGQALRGQLAFFRALFELARGRYSEAVRHAEEAFEVFRRGRGDEAGFYRLAQRLTIGHDLGGLDDGLIDAVLAGADVTGFALAIRLYVAVILFDLGRPDDAVRQLPYPQGTVPDRPLDYVTVFIDVAAAIVAAETGDAVAAAVLLDRITPWAGRWASAGTAAGSLGLVDLAIARLHATVGDTARARPAFAAAVAGHERVGSPAWLARSLLHQGRFLRAAGDEAAALAAFTRAAALADAFALPIVARQIVTARS
- a CDS encoding hemerythrin domain-containing protein; the encoded protein is MRTNTRPAASTPNLSSYLRVHQALRASAARLAAAASSATADADTARALARWFHGFAEEIRLHHHIEDTLLFPALAARVATYGDYAPALENDHAELDAILNQLRAALVSGDHGRSAALAEDLSDHLDRHLGFEDDEIAPLFARHFTGAEFDELNAKAVRMTPMRQLPFTAPWLLSHLDEAEKAELLASVPRAMHLLWILTRRRYARLAAATFTPR
- a CDS encoding nuclear transport factor 2 family protein, which codes for MTATTMTPSPTQLAAARARNEAVWRTSSALLYAGRIDEFIACWHDEARYEVAYPVGSFPALVEGRAALAQLFKGFGAATERIDVHDVRFYQTDDPEVAFVEERMVAELVGGGRYENKLAIRVTFRDGLLAQMFEYYGQRAHGELLRRLGLTA